One stretch of Arachis duranensis cultivar V14167 chromosome 1, aradu.V14167.gnm2.J7QH, whole genome shotgun sequence DNA includes these proteins:
- the LOC127740659 gene encoding subtilisin-like serine-protease S, with translation MSRRSSALFYLFLAVLVAEKVSFCFSAKVYVVYMGSNNGENPDDILKQHHQILAEVHSGSIEEAQASHVYSYKHGFKGFAAKLTDEQAYHISKMPEVVSVFPNSKRKLHTTHSWDFMGLLDDQTMETLGYSIRNQENIIIGFIDTGIWPESPSFIDTDMPPVPPGWKGKCQPGEAFNSSTCNRKVIGARYYKSGYEAEEEGSDAKISFRSARDSTGHGSHTASIAAGRYVANMNYMGLAAGGARGGAPMARIAVYKTCWDSGCYDVDLLAAFDDAIRDGVHILSLSLGAESPQGDYFSDAISVGSFHAASRGVLVVASAGNEGHPASATNLAPWILTVAASSTDRDFTSDIIFGNGVRIMGESLSISEMNASTSIISASEAFAGYFTPYQSSYCLESSLNKTKTKGKVLVCRHVESSTESKVAKSKIVKDAGGVGMILIDETDQDVAIPFVIPSAIVGKRIGARILSYLRRTRTPMSRIFKAKTVLGAQPAPRVASFSSKGPNALNPEILKPDVTAPGLNILAAWSPAAGNTFNILSGTSMACPHVTGIATIVKAVHPSWSPSAIKSAIMTTATILDKNHRPISADPQQRRANAFDYGSGFVNPARVLDPGLIYDSEASDFVTFLCSIGYDQHSLHLVTRNNNSTCEHRTVTTASDLNYPSITVPNLKDSASVTRIVTNVGKSRTIYKASVLSPPGVNVTVIPNRLVFSRLGQKIKFRVNFKVNNAPSKGYGFGFLSWRNRRSQVTSPIVVKVAPSNHGLVR, from the exons ATGTCTAGAAGAAGCAGTGCGTTGTTTTATCTCTTTCTTGCAGTGCTTGTTGCAGAAAAAGTTAGCTTTTGCTTTTCTGCTAAG GTTTATGTAGTGTACATGGGAAGCAACAATGGTGAAAACCCAGATGATATTCTGAAGCAACACCATCAAATTCTTGCTGAAGTTCATAGTGGA AGCATTGAGGAAGCACAAGCTTCTCATGTTTATAGCTACAAGCATGGTTTTAAAGGATTTGCAGCCAAGCTCACTGATGAACAAGCTTATCATATTTCAA AAATGCCAGAAGTGGTTTCTGTGTTCCCCAATTCCAAGAGAAAGCTGCATACAACTCATTCATGGGACTTCATGGGGCTTCTTGATGACCAAACCATGGAGACTCTTGGCTACTCCATAAGGAACCAAGAAAATATCATAATTGGTTTCATTGATACTG GAATTTGGCCTGAATCCCCAAGCTTCATTGACACTGACATGCCTCCAGTGCCACCTGGATGGAAGGGAAAATGTCAACCAGGAGAAGCATTCAATTCTTCAACTTGCAACAG GAAAGTAATTGGAGCTAGATACTATAAGAGCGGATATGAAGCTGAAGAGGAAGGTTCAGATGCAAAGATCTCATTCAGATCTGCAAGGGATAGCACCGGCCATGGTAGCCATACAGCATCCATAGCTGCAGGGCGCTATGTGGCAAACATGAACTATATGGGGCTGGCAGCTGGAGGAGCCAGGGGAGGTGCACCTATGGCTAGAATTGCTGTGTACAAGACATGTTGGGATTCAG GTTGCTATGATGTGGACTTGCTAGCTGCATTTGATGATGCAATAAGAGATGGGGTTCACATTTTGTCACTATCTCTTGGAGCTGAGTCTCCACAAGGAGACTATTTCAGTGATGCAATATCTGTGGGGTCATTTCATGCTGCCAGCCGTGGTGTTCTTGTTGTGGCATCAGCTGGCAATGAAGGCCACCCTGCCTCTGCCACTAATCTTGCCCCATGGATCCTCACTGTTGCTGCCAGCTCAACAGACAGGGATTTCACTTCCGACATCATTTTTGGAAATGGTGTTAGAATCATG GGTGAAAGTCTTAGTATCTCAGAAATGAATGCTTCCACAAGTATAATATCTGCTTCTGAAGCCTTTGCAGGATACTTTACCCCTTATCAATCCAG TTACTGTTTAGAGAGCTCTCTTAATAAGACCAAGACCAAAGGGAAAGTGCTAGTGTGTAGGCATGTAGAGAGTTCAACAGAATCAAAGGTGGCAAAGAGCAAGATAGTGAAAGATGCCGGAGGAGTTGGAATGATACTCATTGATGAGACAGATCAGGATGTTGCAATTCCATTTGTGATCCCCTCAGCTATTGTTGGAAAGAGAATTGGAGCAAGGATTCTATCTTATCTCAGAAGAACACG TACTCCTATGTCAAGGATTTTCAAAGCAAAGACAGTTCTAGGAGCCCAGCCTGCGCCACGTGTAGCATCATTTTCTTCTAAAGGCCCCAATGCACTCAACCCTGAAATTTTGAAG CCTGATGTGACTGCACCAGGACTGAATATACTTGCAGCATGGTCTCCAGCAGCTGGAAACACCTTCAATATTCTCTCTGGAACTTCCATGGCTTGTCCTCATGTCACAGGAATTGCAACCATAGTCAAAGCTGTACATCCTTCATGGTCTCCATCTGCTATCAAATCTGCTATCATGACCACTG CTACAATTCTGGACAAGAACCATAGACCGATTAGCGCGGATCCACAGCAAAGAAGGGCTAATGCATTTGACTACGGATCAGGTTTTGTGAACCCTGCAAGAGTTCTTGATCCTGGTCTCATCTATGATTCAGAGGCATCAGATTTTGTCACATTCCTATGTTCAATTGGCTATGATCAGCATTCACTCCATCTTGTCACAAGGAACAACAACAGCACATGTGAGCATAGAACAGTCACAACTGCTTCTGATCTTAATTATCCATCAATTACAGTGCCAAATCTCAAAGACAGTGCCTCAGTAACTAGGATTGTTACCAATGTTGGAAAATCAAGAACTATTTACAAAGCTTCAGTGCTTTCTCCACCTGGTGTTAATGTCACTGTTATTCCAAACAGATTAGTATTCTCAAGATTAGGACAGAAAATCAAGTTCAGAGTGAACTTCAAAGTGAATAATGCTCCATCAAAGGGTTATGGATTTGGGTTCTTGTCATGGAGGAATAGAAGATCACAAGTCACAAGTCCCATAGTTGTCAAGGTTGCACCTTCAAATCATGGATTGGTCAGATAG
- the LOC127741433 gene encoding kinesin-like protein KIN-14E, whose amino-acid sequence MQNSFRYPESKMTMDMPSSMGSRSSFGSNNGNEDTPVHPYANVSNGDDYDSDSSNFAPHTPSTMSMAIPAELAGAVPLIDKFQVDGFLKLMQKQIHSAGKRGFFSKKSVGPQTREKFTFEDMLCFQKDPIPTSLLKINSDLVSRATKLFQIILKYMGVDSSDRVTPISLDERVELVTKLYKQSLKRSELRDELFVQISKQTRNNPERQYLIKAWELMYLCASSMPPSKDIGGYLSEYVHNVAHGAATDSEIQALALNTLNALKRSVKAGPRNITPGREEIEALMTGRKLTTIVFFLDETFEEITYDMSTTVADAVEELAGLIKLSTYSTFSLFECHKVVTGSKSSDPGNEEYVGLDDNKYIGDLLAEFKAAKDRSKGEILHCKLIFKKKLFRESDEAVTDPMFVQLSYVQLQHDYILGNYPIGKDDAAQLSALQILAEIGFLSSPEACTDWNSLLERFLPRQIAMTRAKREWEMDILSRYHSLEHLNKDDARQQFLRILRALPYGNSVFFNVRKIDDPIGLLPGRIILGINKRGIHFFRPVPKEYLHSAELRDIMQFGSSNTAVFFKMRVAGVLHIFQFETKQGEEICVALQTHINDVMLRRYSKARSAATGSLNGDISNNFKPPNLELYEKRVKDLSKLAEESQKNVDQLYQELHEKQKQEKTMQEELEGLKESLNADRKNLEEVSNDRDRLRSLCSEKDKALQAAILEKKNMEAKMAKLNNLVVENAAKKELIGTNNQVSQKLESELKLCKEELQAAEETIKSLTDEKVILAEKLSVLEKRSSEEITSLQRKLEQERKLTKSQVFELEKKLEGLRQELVLAKSNISVKDSELAALQNNLKELEELRELKEDIDRKNEQTAAILKMQGAQLVEMEALYKEEQVLRKRYYNTIEDMKGKIRVYCRLRPLSEKEIAEKETQALAVVDEFSVEHMWKEDKPKQYVYDRVFDGGASQESVFDDTKYLVQSAVDGYNVCIFAYGQTGSGKTFTIYGSENNPGLTPRATAELFRILRRDNSKYAFSLKAYMVELYQDTLIDLLLPKNAKHSKLEIKKDSTGMVAVENVTVRPISKIEDLNNIIQRGSDRRHTSGTQMNEESSRSHLILSVVIESTNLQSQAVARGKLSFVDLAGSERVKKSGSVGSQLKEAQSINKSLSALGDVISALSNGGQHIPYRNHKLTMLMSDSLGGNAKTLMFVNVSPVASNLDETHNSLMYASRVRSIVNDPSKNVSSKEIARLKKLVAYWKEQAGRRTEEEELEEIQEERPIKDRTSW is encoded by the exons ATGCAGAACAGTTTCAGATATCCAGAAAGTAAAATGACCATGGATATGCCGTCATCAATGGGAAGCAGATCTTCCTTTGGCTCTAACAATGGCAATGAGGATACACCTGTTCACCCCTATGCTAATGTCTCTAATGGTGATGACTATGACAGTGATAGCTCCAATTTTGCTCCACA CACACCATCAACTATGTCAATGGCTATTCCAGCAGAACTTGCTGGAGCTGTACCCTTAATTGACAAATTCCAG GTGGACGGATTTCTGAAATTAATGCAGAAACAAATCCATTCTGCTGGGAAACGTGgatttttctctaaaaaatcTGTAGGTCCTCAAACTCGAGAGAAGTTTACATTTGAGGACATGCTTTGTTTCCAAAAG GATCCAATACCAACATCATTGCTCAAGATAAATAGTGATTTAGTTAGCCGGGCAACAAAACTTTTCCAGATTATTCTGAAATACATGGGAGTTGATTCGTCTGATCGTGTAACTCCAATAAGCTTAGATGAACGAGTTGAGCTTGTTACTAAGCTATATAAGCAAAGTTTGAAGCGTTCAGAACTTCGAGATGAACTTTTTGTTCAGATatcaaaacaaacaagaaaTAACCCTGAGAG GCAATACTTGATTAAAGCATGGGAGCTCATGTATTTATGTGCATCTTCCATGCCTCCTAGTAAAGATATAGGGGGTTATTTGTCGGAATATGTCCATAACGTAGCACATGGTGCAGCTACTGATTCTGAGATCCAAGCTCTTGCATTAAATACATTAAATGCTTTGAAGCGCTCTGTCAAGGCTGGTCCTAGGAACATAACACCCGGTCGTGAGGAGATTGAAGCTTTGATGACCGGGAGAAAGCTTACGACCATAGTGTTCTTCTTGGATGAAACTTTTGAAGAAATTACATATGACATGTCAACAACAGTTGCTGATGCTGTTGAG GAACTTGCAGGGCTTATTAAACTGTCAACTTATTCGACCTTTAGTCTGTTTGAATGTCACAAGGTCGTTACCGGCTCCAAATCATCCGACCCTGGGAATG AGGAGTATGTCGGCCTTGATGATAACAAATATATTGGGGATCTCTTGGCGGAATTTAAAGCAGCAAAGGATCGAAGTAAGGGAGAAATATTGCACTGCAAACTGATATTCAAGAAAAAGTTATTCCGTGAGTCGGACGAAGCAGTGACGGATCCAATGTTTGTGCAGTTGTCTTATGTTCAG TTGCAGCATGATTATATTTTGGGCAATTATCCTATTGGGAAGGATGATGCTGCTCAGCTTTCTGCATTACAAATCTTGGCTGAGATTGGATTTCTGAGCTCACCTGAAGCATGCAC TGACTGGAATTCACTTTTGGAGCGATTCCTTCCACGACAAATTGCAATGACACGAGCAAAACGGGAATGGGAGATGGACATTCTTTCTCGTTATCATTCACTG GAGCATCTCAACAAAGATGATGCAAGACAACAATTTCTACGTATATTGAGAGCACTTCCTTATGGAAATTCTGTTTTCTTCAATGTTCGCAAGATTGATGATCCTATTGGACTCTTGCCTGGACGAATAATATTAGGAATTAACAAAAGAGGG ATTCATTTTTTCCGTCCAGTTCCAAAGGAATATTTGCACTCCGCTGAGTTGAGAGACATAATGCAATTTGGAAGCAGTAATACCgcagtattttttaaaatgcgAGTTGCTGGTGTTCTTCACATATTCCAGTTTGAAACCAAGCAG GGGGAAGAAATTTGTGTAGCACTTCAAACACATATAAATGATGTAATGCTGCGCCGCTATTCAAAAGCACGGTCTGCTGCTACTGGTTCTTTGAATGGGGatatttctaataattttaagcCTCCTAACTTGGAGTTGTATGAGAAGCGTGTTAAAGATTTATCAAAGCTAGCTGAAGAATCGCAAAAAAATGTTGATCAA TTGTATCAAGAATTGCATGAAaagcaaaaacaagaaaagacgaTGCAAGAAGAATTGGAGGGCTTGAAAGAATCCTTAAATGCTGATCGGAAAAATCTCGAGGAAGTTTCGAATGATCGTGATAGACTTAGATCATTATGCAGTGAAAAAGATAAGGCACTTCAG GCTGCAATTCTTGAGAAAAAGAACATGGAAGCAAAGATGGCCAAATTGAATAATCTAGTAGTAGAGAATGCTGCCAAAAAGGAACTCATTGGAACAAATAATCAA GTCTCACAAAAGCTTGAAAGTGAACTAAAACTTTGTAAAGAGGAGTTGCAAGCAGCTGAAGAAACTATCAAAAGCTTAACGGATGAAAAAGTGATTTTGGCAGAGAAACTATCTGTGCTTGAGAAGAGAAGTTCTGAAGAG ATTACGTCTCTTCAACGGAAACTTGAGCAAGAACGCAAGCTTACAAAGTCTCAAGTGTTTGAGCTTGAAAAGAAGCTAGAAGGGCTTAGACAAGAATTAGTGCTTGCAAAGTCTAATATTTCAGTAAAGGACTCTGAGTTGGCTGCTTTGCAAAATAATTTGAAGGAATTagaagaattgagagaattgaaaGAG GACATTGATAGAAAGAACGAACAAACGGCTGCTATATTGAAGATGCAAGGGGCTCAACTAGTTGAAATGGAAGCGCTTTATAAGGAAGAACAAGTTTTAAGGAAACGTTATTATAATACAATAGAAG ATATGAAAGGCAAAATTAGAGTTTATTGTCGGCTAAGACCTCTTAGCGAAAAGGAGATTGCCGAGAAAGAAACACAAGCGCTTGCTGTGGTGGATGAGTTTTCGGTCGAGCATATGTGGAAAGAAGATAAGCCAAAGCAGTATGTATATGACCGTGTGTTTGATGGTGGTGCAAGTCAAGAGAGTGTATTTGATGATACAAAG TATTTGGTGCAATCTGCTGTGGATGGATATAATGTCTGTATATTTGCTTATGGTCAAACCGGTTCTGGAAAGACATTTACCATCTATGGAAGTGAAAACAACCCCGGACTTACCCCTCGTGCAACTGCCGagctttttagaattttaaggAGAGATAATAGCAAGTATGCCTTTTCGTTAAAG GCATACATGGTAGAATTATATCAAGATACCCTTATAGATCTTTTGTTACCTAAGAATGCAAAACATTCAAAGTTGGAGATCAAGAAAGACTCAACg GGTATGGTGGCTGTGGAAAATGTAACAGTTCGGCCAATTTCTAAAATAGAAGATTTGAATAATATAATACAAAGAGGATCCGACCGGCGCCATACATCGGGTACACAAATGAATGAAGAAAGTTCAAGATCTCATCTCATTCTATCAGTTGTCATTGAGAGTACCAACCTTCAAAGTCAAGCAGTTGCAAGGGGAAAG TTGAGTTTTGTGGATCTTGCTGGTTCAGAAAGGGTGAAGAAATCGGGTTCAGTAGGTAGCCAACTCAAGGAAGCTCAAAGCATTAACAAATCGTTATCAGCACTTGGGGATGTGATTAGTGCTTTGTCTAATGGTGGTCAACACATTCCTTATAGGAATCACAAATTAACTATGTTAATGAGTGATTCCCTTGGTGGTAATGCTAAAACTCTCATGTTTGTAAATGTTTCTCCAGTAGCATCAAACTTAGACGAGACGCATAACTCGCTTAT GTATGCATCGCGAGTGAGGTCAATAGTGAATGATCCTAGCAAGAATGTTTCTTCGAAAGAGATAGCACGACTGAAGAAGTTGGTTGCTTACTGGAAAGAGCAGGCTGGTAGAAGAACCGAGGAggaagaattggaagaaattcAAGAAGAAAGACCAATTAAAGACAGGACAAGCTGGTAA
- the LOC107475579 gene encoding N-acylphosphatidylethanolamine synthase isoform X1, with amino-acid sequence MARTMEWAARAEHLGGVPRKLVIGAVGAFAKTVSCLMNRTTVHNADTLFRLVRSRTPGVPLITVSNHMSTLDDPAMWGFRGFPIFNTKLARWVLTAEDICFKNAVHSYIFRVGKCIPITRGGGIYQEHMNEALERLNDGEWVHTFPEGKVYQDDAPIRRLKWGTASLIVRAPKTPIILPIVHHGFQEVMPENYMFGRRPPVPLCNKKIDIIIGDPVQFDLPAMRQTAISESRNAKFPTSGWPSTPDGLDEAAQKCLYSAISEQIRAAMDRLRSFRKKILKS; translated from the exons ATGGCGCGAACGATGGAGTGGGCGGCGAGGGCGGAGCACTTGGGAGGAGTGCCTCGGAAGCTGGTGATAGGCGCAGTTGGCGCATTCGCCAAAACGGTGTCGTGTCTTATGAACAGAACCACCGTTCACAACGCCGACACTCTCTTCCGCCTCGTTCGTTCTAGAACCCCCGGCGTCCCCTTAATCACCGTCAGCAACCACATGTCCAC GTTGGATGATCCGGCTATGTGGGGATTCAGGGGCTTTCCCATCTTTAATACCAAGTTAGCTCGATGGGTGCTAACTGCTGAAGATATATGCTTTAAGAATGCAGTGCATTCATATATTTTTCGGGTTG GGAAATGCATACCTATTACAAGAGGTGGTGGAATTTATCAAGAGCACATGAATGAAGCTCTTGAGCGCTTAAATGATGGAGAATGG GTGCATACATTTCCAGAAGGAAAAGTGTACCAAGACGATGCACCAATTAGGCGATTAAAATGGGGGACTGCTAGTCTAATTGTCCGTGCACCAAAAACTCCAATTATATTGCCAATTGTCCATCATGGTTTTCAAGAG GTGATGCCAGAGAATTATATGTTTGGTAGACGGCCTCCTGTACCATTGTGTAATAAGAAAATTGACATAATTATTGGTGATCCGGTTCAATTTGACCTTCCAGCAATGAGGCAAACGGCTATTTCCGAGTCTCGCAATGCAAAATTTCCTACTAGTGGGTGGCCCAGCACTCCAGATGGTCTGGATGAAGCAGCGCAGAAATGTCTCTACTCTGCAATTTCAGAGCAAATCCGTGCTGCCATGGACCGACTAAGGAGTTTTCGTAAAAAAATTCTCAAGTCATAG
- the LOC107475579 gene encoding N-acylphosphatidylethanolamine synthase isoform X2 produces MARTMEWAARAEHLGGVPRKLVIGAVGAFAKTVSCLMNRTTVHNADTLFRLVRSRTPGVPLITVSNHMSTLDDPAMWGFRGFPIFNTKLARWVLTAEDICFKNAVHSYIFRVGKCIPITRGGGIYQEHMNEALERLNDGEWVHTFPEGKVYQDDAPIRRLKWGTASLIVRAPKTPIILPIVHHGFQERIICLVDGLLYHCVIRKLT; encoded by the exons ATGGCGCGAACGATGGAGTGGGCGGCGAGGGCGGAGCACTTGGGAGGAGTGCCTCGGAAGCTGGTGATAGGCGCAGTTGGCGCATTCGCCAAAACGGTGTCGTGTCTTATGAACAGAACCACCGTTCACAACGCCGACACTCTCTTCCGCCTCGTTCGTTCTAGAACCCCCGGCGTCCCCTTAATCACCGTCAGCAACCACATGTCCAC GTTGGATGATCCGGCTATGTGGGGATTCAGGGGCTTTCCCATCTTTAATACCAAGTTAGCTCGATGGGTGCTAACTGCTGAAGATATATGCTTTAAGAATGCAGTGCATTCATATATTTTTCGGGTTG GGAAATGCATACCTATTACAAGAGGTGGTGGAATTTATCAAGAGCACATGAATGAAGCTCTTGAGCGCTTAAATGATGGAGAATGG GTGCATACATTTCCAGAAGGAAAAGTGTACCAAGACGATGCACCAATTAGGCGATTAAAATGGGGGACTGCTAGTCTAATTGTCCGTGCACCAAAAACTCCAATTATATTGCCAATTGTCCATCATGGTTTTCAAGAG AGAATTATATGTTTGGTAGACGGCCTCCTGTACCATTGTGTAATAAGAAAATTGACATAA
- the LOC107475569 gene encoding probable apyrase 7, whose amino-acid sequence MVFGKNNLRISSSLQDLSSYRHLTNNNDDDAIFASDPLDPIHLKKSQYLLKSENFASSFSKSKPVQGPNPVRRKWVRSIFFCMCLFLFIFLVYMVVTSYWNNGSGNYYVVLDCGSTGTRVYVYHAEIEHTEDTSLPIVVKSMKDGLGKKSGLMSGRAYDRMETEPGLDKLVHNVSGLKGALKPLLKWAQKQIPEDYHRRTSLFLYATAGLRRLPVEDSMWLLDNAWNVLKGSPFVCRKQWVKIITGTEEAYFGWIALNYHSGILGVKPRKRTYGALDLGGSSLQVTFEGDQHVNTETSLFVKIGSVNHHLTAYSLAGYGLNEAFDKSVAHLFDREFRSKHVDLPRQKIELKHPCLHKGYKEQFTCSRCSFNNQVGGSPIGNGNMLDKKGGSGVPLVLVGHPNWQQCSALAKVAVNLSEWSDLSRGLDCEVHPCALRDNLPRPMGHFYVISGFFVVYRFFNLSSDATLEDVLEKGRDFCGKRWDIAKGSVAPQPFIEQYCFRAPYIASLLREGLHITDNDITVGSGSITWTLGVALLEAGKAYSARFGLRNFDLLDTKINPLILIPILILSFILLLCALSCVSNWMPRFFWRQYLPLFRNNNVSNIPSPFRFQGWSPIISGESRIKTPLSPKITGPQDRPFSLGVDNSVGIQLAESSFYPSVSSVSHSYSSNNLGQMQFESSNMGTFWSPHRSQMRLQSRRSQSREDLNSSLNEANMVKV is encoded by the exons ATGGTCTTCGGCAAGAACAACCTACGAATCTCTTCCTCACTTCAGGATCTCTCCTCGTATCGCCACCTCACCAACAACAACGATGATGATGCCATCTTCGCTTCAGATCCTTTGGATCCAATCCATTTGAAGAAATCCCAGTATCTCCTCAAAAGTGAAAACTTTGCGTCAAGTTTCTCCAAATCCAAGCCGGTTCAGGGTCCCAACCCGGTTCGCAGAAAATGGGTCAGGTCCATTTTCTTCTGTATGTGCCTctttctcttcatttttttgGTTTACATGGTTGTTACTTCTTATTGGAATAATGGGTCGGGGAATTACTATGTTGTTCTTGATTGTGGTAGCACTGGTACTAGGGTTTATGTTTACCATGCTGAGATTGAGCACACAGAGGATACTAGTCTTCCTATAGTTGTGAAATCGATGAAAGATGGTTTGGGAAAGAAGAGTGGTTTGATGAGTGGTAGAGCTTATGATAGGATGGAAACTGAGCCTGGTCTTGATAAGTTGGTGCATAATGTGTCTGGCTTGAAGGGTGCATTGAAGCCGCTCCTTAAATGGGCTCAGAAGCAGATACCGGAGGATTACCACCGCAGAACTTCACTTTTTTTGTATGCTACGGCCGGTCTCCGGAGGCTGCCGGTTGAGGACTCGATGTGGTTGTTGGACAATGCTTGGAATGTGCTTAAAGGATCGCCTTTCGTGTGCCGCAAGCAATGGGTTAAGATCATCACGGGGACGGAGGAGGCTTATTTTGGATGGATCGCACTTAATTATCACAGTGGGATATTGGGCGTTAAGCCGAGGAAGAGGACTTATGGGGCGCTTGATTTGGGGGGTTCGTCATTGCAGGTCACGTTCGAGGGTGATCAGCACGTGAATACTGAGACTAGCTTGTTTGTTAAGATTGGATCGGTGAACCATCATCTCACGGCATATTCACTTGCAGGGTATGGTCTTAATGAGGCATTTGATAAATCCGTGGCACATCTTTTTGACAGAGAGTTTAGGTCGAAACATGTGGATTTACCTAGGCAGAAGATAGAACTTAAGCATCCTTGCTTGCATAAAGGGTATAAGGAGCAATTCACTTGCTCTCGTTGTTCTTTTAATAATCAGGTAGGAGGCAGTCCTATAGGTAATGGGAACATGTTGGATAAAAAAGGAGGATCAGGAGTTCCACTTGTGCTTGTAGGTCATCCAAATTGGCAACAATGCAGTGCACTGGCGAAAGTGGCAGTCAATTTGTCTGAGTGGTCTGATCTCAGCCGGGGACTTGATTGTGAAGTGCATCCTTGTGCCCTACGTGACAATCTTCCACGCCCGATGGGCCACTTTTATGTGATCTCTGGATTTTTTGTGGTGTATCGATTTTTCAACCTAAGTTCCGACGCCACACTTGAAGATGTTTTGGAAAAGGGTAGGGATTTCTGTGGTAAACGATGGGACATTGCAAAAGGAAGTGTTGCTCCTCAGCCCTTTATTGAGCAATATTGCTTTAGAGCGCCATATATTGCATCACTGCTGAGAGAAGGTTTGCACATTACTGATAATGATATAACTGTTGGATCTGGAAGCATCACTTGGACACTTGGGGTTGCTTTGCTGGAAGCTGGGAAGGCATATTCTGCCAGATTTGGGCTTCGCAATTTTGATTTACTTGACACGAAGATAAATCCTCTCATTCTTATTCCCATTTTGATCCTTTCCTTTATTCTACTTCTTTGCGCTTTATCATGTGTTAGCAATTGGATGCCAAGATTTTTCTGGAGGCAATATCTTCCCCTTTTCAGGAATAATAATGTGTCCAATATACCATCACCTTTCCGGTTCCAAGGATGGAGTCCTATCATATCTG GGGAATCAAGGATAAAGACGCCACTTAGCCCAAAAATCACAGGTCCACAAGATAGACCATTTAGCCTTGGGGTTGATAATAGTGTCGGCATCCAGCTTGCAGAATCTTCATTTTACCCGTCAGTCAGTAGTGTTTCACATAGTTATTCCTCAAACAATTTAGGGCAGATGCAGTTTGAAAGCAGTAATATGGGTACCTTCTGGTCACCCCACAGGAGTCAAATGCGCCTGCAGAGTAGGAGATCACAATCTCGCGAAGACCTGAATTCCTCGTTGAATGAAGCAAACATGGTCAAGGTTTAG